A stretch of Mobula birostris isolate sMobBir1 chromosome 2, sMobBir1.hap1, whole genome shotgun sequence DNA encodes these proteins:
- the LOC140193913 gene encoding frizzled-3 isoform X1 yields MAVSIRVMLLMLYALSTLFRQADGHSMFACEPISLRMCRDLPYNMTFMPNLLNHYDQQTAALAMEPFHPLVNLECSQDLQPFLCAMYAPICTEYGRVTLPCRKLCQRAYVECHKLMEMFGVTWPEEMECVKFPDCDEGYPRQADSVLDGDPTEEAPMAVQRDYGFWCPRELKINPELGYSFLGVTDCSPPCPNMYFRREELSFARYFIGVISIVCLSATLFTFLTFLIDVKRFRYPERPIIFYAVCYMMVSLVFFIGFLLEDTVACNRNDPSVYKASTVTQGSHNKACTILFMVLYFFTMAGSVWWVILTITWFLAAVPKWGSEAIEKKALLFHASAWGIPGTLTIILLAMNKIEGDNISGVCFVGLYNVDALRYFVLAPLCLYVVVGVSLLLAGIISLNRVRIEIPLEKENQDKLVKFMIRIGVFSVLYLVPLLIVIGCYFYEQAFRAVWETTWIQERCREYHIPCPYQVTQVSRPDLILFLMKYLMALVVGIPSVFWVGSKKTCFEWASFFHGRKKKDSVNESCQVLQEPEFAQSLLRDPNTPIIRKSRGTSTQGTSTHASSQQLAMDDQRSKAGSVHSKLSSYHGSLHRSRDGRYTPCSFRALDERLVHGSLPRLNDQSRQSSLHRLNDQSRHSSVRDLTNPATHITHGTSMNRVIEEDCTSA; encoded by the exons cCATTCCACCCTCTTGTAAACTTGGAATGTTCCCAAGAccttcagccattcctctgtgCAATGTATGCTCCGATTTGCACTGAATATGGGCGTGTTACCTTGCCATGCCGTAAGCTGTGTCAACGGGCATATGTGGAGTGTCATAAACTAATGGAAATGTTTGGTGTAACGTGGCCAGAAGAGATGGAGTGTGTAAA GTTTCCAGATTGTGATGAAGGGTATCCACGGCAAGCTGACTCTGTTTTGGATGGTGACCCCACAGAAGAAGCCCCAATGGCTGTTCAGAGAGACTATGGCTTCTGGTGCCCAAGGGAATTGAAAATCAATCCAGAACTTGGCTACTCCTTCCTTGGAGTCACAGATTGCTCACCCCCTTGCCCAAATATGTATTTTAGACGTGAAGAACTATCCTTTGCCAGGTACTTCATTGGGGTGATATCCATTGTCTGCCTGTCTGCCACACTCTTTACTTTCCTCACGTTCCTCATTGATGTGAAACGGTTCCGCTATCCAGAGCGCCCGATCATCTTTTATGCAGTCTGTTACATGATGGTTTCCTTGGTGTTTTTTATTGGCTTTCTTCTTGAGGACACAGTTGCCTGCAACAGAAATGATCCTTCTGTTTACAAAGCATCGACAGTAACACAAGGTTCCCACAATAAGGCATGCACTATCCTGTTTATGGTACTGTACTTCTTCACAATGGCCGGCTCCGTGTGGTGGGTCATCCTCACCATAACATGGTTTTTAGCTGCTGTTCCCAAATGGGGCAGTGAGGCAATAGAGAAGAAAGCCCTGCTGTTCCATGCAAGTGCCTGGGGGATCCCAGGAACACTCACCATCATCCTCCTTGCCATGAACAAAATCGAAggggacaacatcagtggtgtgtgCTTTGTTGGACTATACAATGTTGATGCACTACGATATTTTGTCTTGGCTCCGTTGTGCCTGTATGTGGTGGTGGGAGTTTCCTTGTTACTCGCTGGTATAATATCACTGAACCGCGTGCGGATTGAAATCCCATTGGAGAAAGAGAACCAGGACAAGTTGGTGAAGTTCATGATCCGTATTGGTGTGTTCAGCGTTCTGTACCTTGTACCACTCCTTATTGTGATTGGATGCTATTTTTATGAGCAAGCGTTCCGTGCTGTTTGGGAGACAACATGGATTCAGGAGCGATGTCGTGAATACCACATTCCCTGCCCTTACCAG GTAACACAAGTGAGCCGTCCTGATCTTATACTCTTCCTGATGAAGTACCTGATGGCTCTGGTGGTTGGCATCCCATCCGTGTTCTGGGTCGGCAGCAAGAAAACCTGTTTTGAATGGGCCAGCTTCTTCCATGGGCGCAAGAAGAAAGA TTCTGTTAATGAGAGCTGCCAAGTTTTGCAGGAACCAGAGTTTGCGCAGTCTCTGCTAAGAGATCCAAACACCCCCATCATCCGTAAGTCTCGAGGCACCTCCACCCAAGGAACGTCCACACATGCCTCTTCCCAGCAACTGGCCATGGATGATCAGAGGAGCAAGGCTGGCAGTGTCCACAGTAAGCTCAGCAGTTATCACGGCAGCCTTCACAGGTCGCGGGACGGCAG ATACACACCCTGCAGCTTCAGAGCTCTGGATGAGCGGTTGGTTCATGGCAGTCTTCCAAGGCTGAACGATCAGTCACGGCAGAGCAGCCTGCACCGCCTCAACGACCAGTCCCGGCACAGCAGTGTCAGAGATCTGACGAACCCAGCGACGCACATCACCCATGGCACTAGCATGAACCGAGTCATTGAGGAAGACTGTACAAGTGCCTAA
- the LOC140193913 gene encoding frizzled-3 isoform X2, whose amino-acid sequence MYAPICTEYGRVTLPCRKLCQRAYVECHKLMEMFGVTWPEEMECVKFPDCDEGYPRQADSVLDGDPTEEAPMAVQRDYGFWCPRELKINPELGYSFLGVTDCSPPCPNMYFRREELSFARYFIGVISIVCLSATLFTFLTFLIDVKRFRYPERPIIFYAVCYMMVSLVFFIGFLLEDTVACNRNDPSVYKASTVTQGSHNKACTILFMVLYFFTMAGSVWWVILTITWFLAAVPKWGSEAIEKKALLFHASAWGIPGTLTIILLAMNKIEGDNISGVCFVGLYNVDALRYFVLAPLCLYVVVGVSLLLAGIISLNRVRIEIPLEKENQDKLVKFMIRIGVFSVLYLVPLLIVIGCYFYEQAFRAVWETTWIQERCREYHIPCPYQVTQVSRPDLILFLMKYLMALVVGIPSVFWVGSKKTCFEWASFFHGRKKKDSVNESCQVLQEPEFAQSLLRDPNTPIIRKSRGTSTQGTSTHASSQQLAMDDQRSKAGSVHSKLSSYHGSLHRSRDGRYTPCSFRALDERLVHGSLPRLNDQSRQSSLHRLNDQSRHSSVRDLTNPATHITHGTSMNRVIEEDCTSA is encoded by the exons ATGTATGCTCCGATTTGCACTGAATATGGGCGTGTTACCTTGCCATGCCGTAAGCTGTGTCAACGGGCATATGTGGAGTGTCATAAACTAATGGAAATGTTTGGTGTAACGTGGCCAGAAGAGATGGAGTGTGTAAA GTTTCCAGATTGTGATGAAGGGTATCCACGGCAAGCTGACTCTGTTTTGGATGGTGACCCCACAGAAGAAGCCCCAATGGCTGTTCAGAGAGACTATGGCTTCTGGTGCCCAAGGGAATTGAAAATCAATCCAGAACTTGGCTACTCCTTCCTTGGAGTCACAGATTGCTCACCCCCTTGCCCAAATATGTATTTTAGACGTGAAGAACTATCCTTTGCCAGGTACTTCATTGGGGTGATATCCATTGTCTGCCTGTCTGCCACACTCTTTACTTTCCTCACGTTCCTCATTGATGTGAAACGGTTCCGCTATCCAGAGCGCCCGATCATCTTTTATGCAGTCTGTTACATGATGGTTTCCTTGGTGTTTTTTATTGGCTTTCTTCTTGAGGACACAGTTGCCTGCAACAGAAATGATCCTTCTGTTTACAAAGCATCGACAGTAACACAAGGTTCCCACAATAAGGCATGCACTATCCTGTTTATGGTACTGTACTTCTTCACAATGGCCGGCTCCGTGTGGTGGGTCATCCTCACCATAACATGGTTTTTAGCTGCTGTTCCCAAATGGGGCAGTGAGGCAATAGAGAAGAAAGCCCTGCTGTTCCATGCAAGTGCCTGGGGGATCCCAGGAACACTCACCATCATCCTCCTTGCCATGAACAAAATCGAAggggacaacatcagtggtgtgtgCTTTGTTGGACTATACAATGTTGATGCACTACGATATTTTGTCTTGGCTCCGTTGTGCCTGTATGTGGTGGTGGGAGTTTCCTTGTTACTCGCTGGTATAATATCACTGAACCGCGTGCGGATTGAAATCCCATTGGAGAAAGAGAACCAGGACAAGTTGGTGAAGTTCATGATCCGTATTGGTGTGTTCAGCGTTCTGTACCTTGTACCACTCCTTATTGTGATTGGATGCTATTTTTATGAGCAAGCGTTCCGTGCTGTTTGGGAGACAACATGGATTCAGGAGCGATGTCGTGAATACCACATTCCCTGCCCTTACCAG GTAACACAAGTGAGCCGTCCTGATCTTATACTCTTCCTGATGAAGTACCTGATGGCTCTGGTGGTTGGCATCCCATCCGTGTTCTGGGTCGGCAGCAAGAAAACCTGTTTTGAATGGGCCAGCTTCTTCCATGGGCGCAAGAAGAAAGA TTCTGTTAATGAGAGCTGCCAAGTTTTGCAGGAACCAGAGTTTGCGCAGTCTCTGCTAAGAGATCCAAACACCCCCATCATCCGTAAGTCTCGAGGCACCTCCACCCAAGGAACGTCCACACATGCCTCTTCCCAGCAACTGGCCATGGATGATCAGAGGAGCAAGGCTGGCAGTGTCCACAGTAAGCTCAGCAGTTATCACGGCAGCCTTCACAGGTCGCGGGACGGCAG ATACACACCCTGCAGCTTCAGAGCTCTGGATGAGCGGTTGGTTCATGGCAGTCTTCCAAGGCTGAACGATCAGTCACGGCAGAGCAGCCTGCACCGCCTCAACGACCAGTCCCGGCACAGCAGTGTCAGAGATCTGACGAACCCAGCGACGCACATCACCCATGGCACTAGCATGAACCGAGTCATTGAGGAAGACTGTACAAGTGCCTAA